In Streptomyces sp. HUAS ZL42, the DNA window CGCCGTTCGTCCCACACCGGCTCCGGTGTCTCGCGGACCCGGCCGTCGCTGCCGAAGACCAGGTAGCGGTCGAAGGAGCGGGCGAACCAGCGGTCGTGGGTGACCGCGAGGACCGTGCCGTCGAAGGCCTCCAGGCCTTCCTGGAGAGCCTCGGCGGATTCCAGGTCGAGGTTGTCGGTCGGCTCGTCCAGCAGCAGTGCCGTCACGCCCTCCAGTTCGAGGAGGAGGATCTGGAAGCGGGCCTGCTGGCCGCCGGAGAGCCGGTCGAAGGTCTGCTCGGCCTGCTGCGTCAGCTCATAGCGGCGCAGCCGGGACATGGCCGCGCCACGGTCCTGGGAGTGTTCCTTCCACAGAATGTCGAGGAGGGTGCGGCCCTGGAGCTCGGGGTGGGCGTGGGTCTGCGCGAAGTGGCCGGGGAGGACCCGCGCGCCGAGCTTCCACTCCCCCGTGTGCGCCACGTCGTCGCCGGCGAGCAACCGCAGGAAGTGCGACTTGCCGGAGCCGTTCGAGCCGAGGACGGCGACCCGTTCGCCGTAGAAGACCTCCAGGTCGAAGGGTTTCATCAGGCCGGTGAGCTCGAGTCCCTTGCAGGTGACGGCCCTCACGCCGGTGCGGCCGCCCTTGAGCCGCATGGTGATGTCCTGCTCGCGCGGCGGCTCCGGGGGCGGTCCGGCCTCCTCGAACTTGCGCAGCCGGGTCTGGGCGGCACGGTACCGGGACGCCATGTCCGCGCTGTTCTCCGCTGCTTGACGGAGCGTCAGCACCAGCTTCTTCAGCTGGGCGTGCTTCTCGTCCCAGCGCCTGCGCAACTCCTCGAAGCGGGCGAAGCGTTCACGGCGGGCGTCGTGGTACGTGGCGAAGCCGCCGCCGTGCACCCAGGCGTCGGCGCCGGCCGGGCCGGGTTCGACCGAGACGATCTTCTCGGCGGCGCGGGCGAGGAGTTCGCGGTCGTGGGAGACGAAGAGGACCGTCTTGCGGGTCTCCTTCAGTCGCTCCTCCAGCCAGCGTTTGCCGGGTACGTCGAGGTAGTTGTCGGGCTCGTCGAGCAGCAGCACCTCGTCGGTGCCGCGCAGGAGCGCCTCCAGGACGAGCCGCTTCTGCTCACCGCCGGAGAGGGTGCTCACCTGCCGCCACTGCGCCCGCTCGTAGGGCACGCCCAGCGCGGCCGTGGTGCACATGTCCCACAGCGTCTCCGCCTCGTACCCGCGGACCTCGGCCCAGTCGGCGAGCGCCTGCGCGTACCGCAGCTGGGCGGCCTCGTCGTCGACGGTCATGATGGCGTGCTCGGCCTTGTCGACGGCCTGCGCGGCCTCGCGGATACGGGGCGGCGCCACCGA includes these proteins:
- a CDS encoding ABC-F family ATP-binding cassette domain-containing protein produces the protein MGHLEAAHLEYYLPDGRALLGDVSFRVGEGAAVALVGPNGAGKTTLLRLISGELKPHGGTVTVSGGLGVMRQFVGSVRDETTVRDLLVSVAPPRIREAAQAVDKAEHAIMTVDDEAAQLRYAQALADWAEVRGYEAETLWDMCTTAALGVPYERAQWRQVSTLSGGEQKRLVLEALLRGTDEVLLLDEPDNYLDVPGKRWLEERLKETRKTVLFVSHDRELLARAAEKIVSVEPGPAGADAWVHGGGFATYHDARRERFARFEELRRRWDEKHAQLKKLVLTLRQAAENSADMASRYRAAQTRLRKFEEAGPPPEPPREQDITMRLKGGRTGVRAVTCKGLELTGLMKPFDLEVFYGERVAVLGSNGSGKSHFLRLLAGDDVAHTGEWKLGARVLPGHFAQTHAHPELQGRTLLDILWKEHSQDRGAAMSRLRRYELTQQAEQTFDRLSGGQQARFQILLLELEGVTALLLDEPTDNLDLESAEALQEGLEAFDGTVLAVTHDRWFARSFDRYLVFGSDGRVRETPEPVWDERRVERAR